In the genome of Lacerta agilis isolate rLacAgi1 chromosome 2, rLacAgi1.pri, whole genome shotgun sequence, one region contains:
- the C2H17orf67 gene encoding uncharacterized protein C17orf67 homolog encodes MKTAFVIVLTLLTIFVDASPILPEKQAKQLLRTRREDRPRKAGFPDEPMREYLLYLQQLEQRSEEQFFEHWLNPHCLPHCNRNIVHPV; translated from the exons atgaagacagcttttgttattgttttgaccCTACTAACAATTTTTGTAG atgcctCGCCAATACTACCAGAAAAACAAGCCAAGCAGCTTTTGAGAACCCGTCGCGAAGACAGACCAAGAAAAGCTGGCTTTCCTGATGAACCAATGAGG GAATACCTGCTTTACCTCCAGCAACTGGAACAGAGATCTGAAGAACAATTCTTTGAGCACTGGCTGAATccacactgcctcccgcattgcAACAGGAATATAGTTCACCCAGTGTAA